Proteins found in one Takifugu flavidus isolate HTHZ2018 chromosome 7, ASM371156v2, whole genome shotgun sequence genomic segment:
- the fcho1 gene encoding LOW QUALITY PROTEIN: F-BAR domain only protein 1 (The sequence of the model RefSeq protein was modified relative to this genomic sequence to represent the inferred CDS: inserted 2 bases in 2 codons): MASFQNNFWGEKNAGFDVLYHNMKHGQLATKELAEFIRERAAVEETYSKSMSKLAKIASNSSPQGTFAPMWDVFRVSSDKLALCHQELMRKMNDLIRDINKYGEEQVKIHRKTKEEMAGMVEAVQALQVQSGHLQKSKEVYHAKXLELDRLRKEGAPLKELEKAELKSKKAAESFALCIEKHNRVGAEFEQKMSESSLKFQGIEETHLRQMKQLIKGYSHSIEDTHVQVGQVHEEFKQNVENIGIENLIQKFAELKGTGKDKPALAGFEDYITALAPEGGKKSRAKAFRIPGLGKRDKEPDSTDSAVSEALNSPLEVDDEGFVIRADSTQNGCSEEKENNFYSSDSDFDDEEPKKFNIQIRPVANSNRSNTAATEKELKATVGTLTLPPNRGVSVKRHLSRNSSTAGGHSEDGEGVSHRDGEQEGLRRSTSSPDHSRLSSTVSATDSLFGPPLESAFKSKSFDSRKQLRERSGFSASEYAAFSSDSSSPENVEDSGLDSPSHQTLGPSPEPAGWAAWPPVAQSKEQTLGRPVDPFLPAFRDPSPVRSPHPQNNTSSAWSVAVSRPCRVPLDMDSAARFPSLPPPELESSVWNCKHVPPEDPFLSAFERSATQDTLNLSDAWSHPPPRQAQEGKAAAVRADPFAMTLPDTKKMPTSSSSSASSTSNRKDRERKRDRSLPPPVSSDDPFAITMIGSPTHQSALAAAAHNGGNRPGLDTNXGSLATTQPKKDLMHWNSDHNPFSEGVSGTPSSSKAHEGGGGKGGGGGERRKHRSSESEPRRNAPPLTRHSGPQEDLCFSTDKDQDCLDLNTHTSCSGSSHKGSKHNFRQDTAEVVTAAPLRAVRAKRTSGRLSGCDRSRSLCTSPLPEPSPSLTSSSSSSPSEWGPQPSDWGGQNRSASPARVGQASPLPHQDHQRQLHLSRGPSPISLSTQEAWPVAAAITEYINAYFKGGQHNRCLVKITGDLTMSFPAGIIRIFTANPNVPVLSFRLVNISRIDHFLPNQKLLYSDPSQSDPDTRDFWFNMQALQLHLQREAEANPHASYYNVGIIKYQLSSQDPGRAPLLLSAECQRSGTVTRVSLDYHCCPATAPSTQLTTVQVLLPLDHTATDLQCQPPASWNADERRLLWKLPNLSPTNHSKGSGTLCASWQCLEVPCGPPPSLAVQFVGSGTSLSGVDVELVGSRYRMSLVKKRFATGKYMAGCSL, translated from the exons ATGGCCTCCTTTCAGAACAACTTCTGG GGGGAGAAGAATGCCGGCTTTGACGTGCTCTACCACAATATGAAGCACGGCCAGCTGGCAACGAAGGAGCTAGCCGAGTTCATCCGTGAGAG GGCGGCGGTTGAGGAGACCTACTCCAAATCCATGAGCAAACTGGCCAAGATTGCCAGCAACAGCAGTCCGCAGGG GACGTTTGCTCCCATGTGGGACGTGTTCAGGGTGTCTTCAGATAAACTGGCCCTCTGCCACCAGGAGCTGATGAGAAAGATGAACGATCTCATCCGGGATATTAACAAGTACGGGGAGGAGCAGGTTAAAATTCACCGTAAG ACAAAGGAGGAGATGGCGGGGATGGTGGAGGCGGTGCAGGCGCTGCAGGTTCAGAGCGGCCACCTTCAGAAGTCGAAGGAGGTTTATCACGCCA TGTTGGAGCTGGACCGGTTGAGGAAGGAGGGAGCCCCActgaaagagctggagaag GCGGAGCTGAAGTCGAAGAAAGCTGCGGAGTCTTTTGCCCTGTGCATCGAGAAGCACAATCGCGTGGGGGCCGAGTTTGAGCAGAAGATGAGCGAGTCGTCCCTG AAGTTTCAAGGAATCGAGGAGACCCACCTGCGGCAGATGAAGCAGCTGATCAAAGGCTACTCCCATTCAATAGAGGACACCCATGTCCAAGTGGGACAG gtccatgaggaatTCAAACAGAACGTGGAAAACATCGGCATTGAAAACCTAATCCAGAAATTTGCAGAGCTGAAGGGCACAGGCAAGGACAAGCCAG ctctggctGGTTTCGAGGACTACATCACAGCTTTGGCCcctgaaggagggaaaaagagtCGGGCAAAAGCTTTCAGAATTCCCGGTCTTGGCAAGAGGGACAAGGAGCCGGACTCGAC GGACTCGGCGGTGTCGGAGGCCCTG AATTCTCCTCTGGAAGTGGATGATGAGGGATTTGTCATCCGGGCCGACAGCACTCAGAACG GCTGctcggaggagaaggagaacaaCTTTTACTCCAGCGACTCGGACTTTGACGACGAAGAACCCAAGAAGTTCAACATCCAGATCAGACCAGTCGCCAACAGCAACCGCAGCAACACGGCTGCTACTGAGAAGGAGCTGAAGGCCACCGTGGGGACGCTCACACTGCCACCAAACAGAGGG GTGTCGGTCAAGCGACATCTCTCCA GAAACTCGAGCACTGCAGGAGGTCACTCGGAGGACGGCGAAGGCGTCTCCCACAGGG atggagagcaggagggTCTGCGCAGGTCCACCTCCAGTCCCGACCACAGCAG GTTGAGTTCAACAGTGTCGGCTACAGACAGTCTGTTCGGACCACCGCTGGAATCAGCCTTCAAATCCAAAAGCTTTGACAGCCGGAAGCAGCTCAGGGAGCGGAGTGGATTTAGTGCCTCGGAAT ATGCTGCCTTCTCGTCCGACTCCTCCTCCCCAGAGAATGTTGAAGATTCCGGCCTGGATTCGCCCTCCCATCAGACCCTCGGCCCCTCCCCCGAGCCTGCCGGTTGGGCGGCTTGGCCTCCCGTGGcacagagcaaagagcagaCACTGGGACGACCCGTGGACCCCTTCCTCCCTGCTTTCCGTGACCCCTCCCCTGTCCGTAGCCCTCATCCTCAAAACAACACTTCCAGCGCCTGGTCGGTCGCGGTGTCGCGCCCCTGTCGCGTCCCCTTGGACATGGACTCGGCCGCACGGTTCCCATCGCTCCCCCCACCTGAGTTGGAGTCATCAGTGTGGAACTGCAAACACGTCCCCCCTGAGGACCCGTTCCTCTCTGCCTTCGAGAGATCCGCCACGCAGGACACCCTTAACCTTTCTGATGCCTGGTcgcaccccccaccccgccaGGCTCAGGAAGGCAAAGCGGCGGCGGTCCGGGCTGATCCGTTTGCCATGACGCTTCCCGACACCAAGAAGATGccaacttcctcctcctcttcagcttcaTCCACCTCTAACAGGAAAGATCGGGAGAGGAAACGAGACCGGAGCCTCCCACCGCCCGTTTCCTCTGATGACCCCTTCGCCATAACAATGATCGGGAGCCCCACCCATCAGTCTGCGCTGGCTGCAGCCGCCCACAACGGCGGCAACAGACCCGGACTGGACACCA TTGGTTCTTTAGCCACGACTCAACCCAAGAAGGATCTGATGCACTGGAACTCTGACCACAACCCGTTCAGTGAAGGCGTCTCCGGAACCCCGAGCAGCTCCAAAGCTcatgaaggaggaggtgggaaaggaggtggaggaggagagaggaggaagcacaGGTCCTCTGAAAGTGAGCCGCGCCGGAACGCCCCCCCCCTGACGAGGCATTCAGGACCGCAGGAGGATCTGTGCTTTTCCACAGACAAAGATCAAGACTGCCTggatctgaacacacacacgtcctgctCCGGCAGCTCTCACAAGG GCTCCAAGCACAACTTCAGACAGGACACCGCTGAAGTGGTCACCGCTGCTCCTCTGAGGGCGGTCCGGGCCAAGAGGACCTCAGGCCGACTCAGCGGCTGTGACAGA TCCCGGTCTCTGTGCACGTCCCCACTGCCAGAGCCCagcccctccctcacctcctcttcctcctccagtcccagTGAGTGGGGGCCTCAGCCCAGCGACTGGGGGGGTCAGAATCGATCAGCCAGTCCTGCCAGGGTGGGTCAGGCATCACCGCTGCCGCACCAGGACCACCAGCGACAGC TGCACCTGTCGCGAGGTCCCAGCCCTATTTCCCTCAGCACACAGGAGGCGTGGCCAGTGGCGGCGGCCATAACCGAATACATCAACGCTTACTTCAAAGGCGGACAGCACAATCG atGTCTGGTGAAGATCACCGGTGACCTGACCATGTCGTTCCCGGCCGGCATCATCCGGATTTTCACCGCCAACCCCAACGTTCCCGTGCTCAGCTTCAGACTGGTCAACATCTCGAGAATCGACCACTTCCTGCCCAATCAGAAGCTGCTCTACAG cgACCCGTCTCAGAGCGACCCGGACACCAGAGACTTCTGGTTCAACATGCAggctctgcagctccacctgcagagagAAGCTGAGGCGAATCCTCACGCCTCCTACTACAACGTTGGCATCATCAAATATCAG CTGTCGTCCCAGGACCCGGGCCGGGCGCCGCTCCTGCTCTCGGCCGAGTGTCAGCGCAGCGGCACGGTCACACGCGTGTCCCTGGATTACCACTGCTGCCCCGCCACGGCGCCCTCCACCCAGCTGACCACCGTccaggtgctgctgccgctggacCACACGGCCACGGACCTGCAGTGTCAGCCGCCCGCCTCCTG GAACGCTGACGAGCGTCGGCTGCTGTGGAAACTTCCCAACCTGTCCCCCACCAACCACAGCAAAG GTTCTGGGACTCTGTGTGCCAGCTGGCAGTGCCTGGAGGTCCCCTGTGGCCCCCCACCCAGCCTGGCTGTCCAGTTTGTGGGCTCTGGGACGTCACTGTCGGGCGTGGACGTGGAGCTGGTGGGCAGCCGCTACCGCATGTCGCTGGTGAAGAAACGATTTGCAACAG ggAAGTACATGGCCGGCTGCTCCCTGTGA